One stretch of Zingiber officinale cultivar Zhangliang chromosome 6B, Zo_v1.1, whole genome shotgun sequence DNA includes these proteins:
- the LOC121991466 gene encoding uncharacterized protein LOC121991466 yields MPSIPAQCRRPPFCPSRPPQCLPTPPSLDPTPTTVCSYAPSTPQMSSNSSFTVMYSSSIYLCFGCELDLASTAQLIFRFTRSSSIISLMRNSIGHMECEDFGSISGILIQDKLCVEFWLYFYEYLEDMQLYRIMLEIL; encoded by the exons ATGCCAAGCATCCCTGCACAGTGCCGTCGGCctcccttctgccctagccgaccACCACAGTGCTTGCCGACGCCGCCGTCTCTCGACCCAACGCCGACCACCGTCTGTAGCTATGCACCGTCGACCCCACA GATGAGCTCCAACAGCAGCTTCACGGTCATGTACTCATCATCCatttacctttgttttggttgtgagcttgatCTTGCATCTACTGCCCAATTGATTTTCAGATTTACAAGGAGCAGTTCCATCATATCACTGATGAG GAATTCAATTGGGCATATGGAATGTGAAGATTTTGGATCAATATCGGGGATATTAATTCAAGATAAGTTATGTGTGGAGTTTTGGTTGTATTTCTATGAGTATTTGGAGGATATGCAATTGTATCGGATTATGTTGGAAATATTGTAA
- the LOC121990593 gene encoding uncharacterized protein LOC121990593, whose amino-acid sequence MALEWVVLGYTAAAEAIMLILLTLPWLGGLHRGLVAVVRGALKPLLSVVPFCLFLLADIYWKYETRPNCEQEHSCTPSEYLRHQKSIMKSQRNGLLIASALLLYWLLFTVTTLAGRIEQLNQRVEKLKRSE is encoded by the coding sequence ATGGCGTTGGAGTGGGTGGTGCTTGGCTATACTGCTGCCGCGGAGGCCATTATGCTCATCCTCCTCACCCTTCCGTGGCTCGGCGGCCTCCACCGGGGTCTCGTCGCCGTCGTTCGCGGCGCCCTAAAGCCGCTCCTCTCCGTGGTTCCCTTTTGCCTTTTCCTCCTGGCGGACATATACTGGAAGTACGAGACTAGGCCGAATTGCGAGCAGGAGCACTCCTGCACTCCCTCCGAGTACCTCCGCCACCAGAAATCGATTATGAAAAGCCAGCGCAACGGGCTCCTCATCGCTTCTGCACTCCTTCTTTACTGGCTTCTATTTACAGTCACCACTCTCGCTGGACGCATCGAGCAACTCAACCAGCGGGTAGAAAAGCTCAAGCGATCGGAGTAG